In the Natronolimnobius baerhuensis genome, one interval contains:
- a CDS encoding DUF2391 domain-containing protein has protein sequence MADSAQQIVGWFLLAGPFVVTEEVWLFAENMSLLQAVATIGVVCGIGYAMLYKADTKRDPTTEQRIARIPVQSFSLMMVAFGSVTILALLFDARDTVLESVESNREIALITFKTISVGSVFNVVGAATADSVFSR, from the coding sequence GTGGCTGACTCTGCCCAACAGATCGTCGGTTGGTTTCTCCTTGCTGGGCCGTTCGTGGTGACCGAAGAAGTCTGGCTCTTCGCAGAGAATATGAGTCTCCTACAGGCAGTAGCCACAATCGGCGTCGTGTGTGGTATCGGATACGCAATGCTGTACAAAGCGGATACGAAGCGAGATCCAACTACTGAACAACGTATTGCTAGAATCCCTGTCCAATCTTTTTCGTTGATGATGGTCGCGTTCGGTTCAGTGACGATCTTGGCACTCCTGTTCGATGCACGGGATACGGTTCTCGAATCCGTCGAATCTAACCGCGAAATAGCACTCATCACGTTCAAAACAATCAGCGTTGGTTCTGTGTTCAATGTCGTTGGAGCAGCCACTGCCGATAGCGTCTTTTCACGATAG
- a CDS encoding energy-coupling factor ABC transporter ATP-binding protein — MIEFRSVSYAFGDVPVLEDLSLEIGDGEFVLLAGANGSGKTTLLRHCNGLLEPDSGTVVVDGTPVADNVVAARSSVGMVFQHPRDQFVAATVGADVAFGPENLGLECDEIDRRVENALEAVNLAGRKAERIDALSGGEQSRVAIAGALAMEPSHLVLDEPFTGLDDPARRSVLERLESLSAAGTGVVLATHDLRDVFSLADRVVAMQAGQVVVDDAPTRALADLESLAIRIPETTRERC; from the coding sequence ATGATCGAATTCCGATCCGTCTCGTACGCCTTCGGCGACGTGCCCGTCCTCGAGGATCTCTCACTCGAGATCGGCGACGGCGAGTTCGTCCTCCTCGCGGGCGCAAACGGCAGCGGGAAGACGACCCTGTTGCGCCACTGTAACGGCCTGCTCGAGCCCGATTCGGGAACCGTCGTCGTCGATGGCACGCCAGTCGCCGACAACGTGGTCGCCGCCCGCTCGAGTGTCGGCATGGTCTTTCAGCACCCACGTGATCAGTTCGTCGCCGCGACCGTGGGTGCCGACGTCGCCTTCGGCCCCGAAAATCTCGGCCTCGAGTGCGACGAGATCGACCGACGCGTCGAAAATGCGCTCGAGGCGGTGAACCTTGCGGGGCGCAAAGCCGAGCGCATCGACGCACTTTCGGGCGGTGAGCAGTCTCGCGTCGCCATCGCTGGCGCGCTCGCGATGGAGCCGAGTCACCTCGTCCTCGACGAACCCTTCACCGGACTCGACGACCCCGCCCGCCGATCCGTCCTCGAGCGCCTCGAGTCGCTCTCGGCCGCGGGAACCGGCGTCGTGCTTGCGACACACGACCTGCGTGACGTGTTCTCCCTTGCGGACCGCGTCGTCGCCATGCAGGCGGGACAGGTCGTTGTCGATGACGCGCCGACGCGGGCACTCGCCGACCTCGAGTCACTCGCGATCCGGATTCCGGAAACTACCCGCGAACGATGTTGA
- a CDS encoding energy-coupling factor transporter transmembrane component T family protein, whose translation MLTYEPDDTLAHRLDPRAKLAVQIGFATTALAHTTIPALAVLSLLTAGILYSTRVHLIRTLVAFRFALAILVIAPLIAALTLGPTWIDWADGQASLQASYRVVLILLVSAAYVRSTPIRHSRAAIQRTIPGKPGQLLGIGIALVFRFLPVIQRDITTIRDAMAARLGTERSALERASTLGIRSLARAFERADRLSLALQARCFAWNPTLPPLAFSRRDWGVLVFALALGLTAVL comes from the coding sequence ATGTTGACCTACGAACCCGACGACACCCTGGCTCACCGGCTCGATCCGCGCGCAAAACTCGCGGTCCAGATCGGGTTCGCCACAACAGCGCTGGCACACACTACGATCCCAGCACTGGCCGTCCTTTCACTGCTGACGGCCGGTATCCTGTACAGCACGCGCGTCCACCTCATTCGGACGCTCGTCGCCTTCCGATTCGCGCTCGCCATCCTCGTAATTGCCCCGCTGATCGCCGCGCTCACACTCGGGCCAACCTGGATCGACTGGGCCGACGGACAAGCCTCCCTGCAGGCCAGTTACCGCGTGGTGCTCATCCTCCTCGTCAGCGCCGCCTACGTCCGCTCGACGCCGATCCGGCACTCGAGAGCCGCGATCCAGCGGACGATTCCGGGCAAACCGGGCCAATTACTTGGCATCGGCATCGCGCTCGTCTTCCGATTCCTGCCGGTGATTCAGCGCGACATCACAACCATTCGGGACGCGATGGCTGCCCGACTTGGAACCGAACGGAGCGCACTCGAGCGCGCTAGCACGCTCGGCATTCGCAGCCTTGCGCGAGCGTTCGAGCGAGCTGATCGGCTCTCGCTCGCCCTGCAAGCGCGGTGTTTCGCCTGGAATCCGACGCTTCCGCCGCTTGCGTTCTCGAGGCGTGATTGGGGCGTGCTCGTCTTCGCGTTGGCGCTCGGGCTGACAGCAGTGCTGTGA
- a CDS encoding CatB-related O-acetyltransferase yields the protein MSLETVMNRALSVLGYPSAIHGVLNRHTDALELAVAPSARLSRGCLLRGTIDLGPRTRLSRGCVLSGDVTVGRGTNLEPNCDLIGDVSLGNYCAIARDCIFQETNHKLDQPSLQIRLYDEVLDSGLEVTSNGAITVGNDVWIGARAVVLSGVTIGDGAVIGAGSIVTDDVEPYAVVAGVPAERIKWRFPDDIRERLLDLEWWEWDEDRIRANQPFFDRELDVPEDVPPPAGLEATAEGDSSSDQVPFSSV from the coding sequence GTGAGCCTCGAGACCGTCATGAACCGGGCGCTGTCAGTGCTTGGCTACCCGAGCGCAATCCACGGCGTACTCAACCGACACACTGACGCACTCGAGTTGGCTGTGGCCCCGTCTGCACGACTCTCGAGGGGGTGTCTCCTTCGTGGAACGATTGATCTCGGCCCTCGGACGCGGTTGAGTCGGGGCTGTGTACTCAGCGGGGATGTGACTGTCGGACGAGGCACGAACCTCGAGCCGAACTGCGATCTAATCGGGGACGTCTCGCTCGGCAACTACTGTGCGATTGCTCGAGATTGCATTTTTCAGGAGACAAACCACAAGCTCGACCAGCCATCGTTACAGATTCGACTGTATGACGAAGTTCTCGACAGCGGGCTCGAGGTCACCTCGAATGGGGCGATTACGGTCGGCAATGACGTCTGGATCGGGGCGCGTGCGGTTGTCCTCTCGGGCGTCACGATTGGCGACGGGGCAGTGATCGGTGCCGGTTCAATCGTCACTGATGATGTCGAGCCGTACGCCGTTGTTGCCGGCGTCCCGGCCGAACGTATCAAATGGCGATTTCCCGACGATATCAGGGAGCGACTGCTCGATCTCGAGTGGTGGGAGTGGGACGAAGACCGGATTCGAGCGAACCAGCCGTTTTTCGACCGTGAACTCGATGTTCCCGAAGACGTTCCGCCTCCTGCCGGTCTCGAGGCGACGGCAGAGGGCGACTCGAGCAGCGATCAGGTGCCGTTTTCGTCGGTGTAG
- a CDS encoding Rieske (2Fe-2S) protein codes for MSARMRLTSVETVHEDGSWLFTGRDGHGELEEVLLVPCEDGAEAWVNRCTHEAQRLDMGRGAAIRDGQVICPRHGSMFDSCSGYCDNGDAADTTLPSVDVATEDGTVYLTDDDLSYLHDGGIEESDRDDNNGPSSTSHISF; via the coding sequence ATGAGCGCTCGGATGCGACTGACAAGCGTCGAGACGGTACACGAAGACGGGTCGTGGTTGTTTACGGGCCGGGATGGACACGGCGAACTCGAGGAGGTGCTGCTCGTTCCCTGCGAGGACGGTGCCGAAGCCTGGGTCAACCGCTGTACGCACGAAGCACAGCGACTGGATATGGGCCGTGGGGCGGCAATACGCGACGGCCAGGTCATCTGTCCACGACACGGCTCGATGTTCGACTCGTGTTCGGGCTACTGTGACAACGGCGACGCTGCGGACACAACGTTGCCGTCGGTTGACGTTGCCACCGAGGACGGCACCGTTTATCTTACTGATGACGACCTGTCGTATCTCCATGACGGCGGAATCGAGGAGTCGGACCGCGACGACAATAACGGACCATCGTCGACATCGCATATCTCGTTTTAA
- a CDS encoding class I SAM-dependent methyltransferase, whose amino-acid sequence MEVPCVRVARESGEQTRRELADADLIDDDYEITVEDGTLYIPVTDRDAVTDEFDLVSRRVDERETQTRPADILEFDPSYERLGTAALLDEDDPERAQEIATAILESDLPVETVLNKASKVKGETRVRDWELLAGENTEVVHREYGCEFALDLAAVYFSPRLATERHRITQQVETGERAFDMFAGVGPFVIPFAKRGAECVGVDINPDAIAYLRENARRNDVVDDVTAICANVRTLADPDREQPSTTKGGAPNYDNWADRIVMNLPHSADEFLETAVALAGDECVLHYYDIQHEDDPFGPGERTIRAVAEPEYDVTVETRHTVRSYAPHELNVCLDVRLER is encoded by the coding sequence ATGGAAGTGCCGTGTGTCCGCGTCGCCCGCGAGTCGGGGGAGCAAACGCGTCGCGAACTGGCAGACGCGGACCTGATCGACGACGACTACGAGATTACGGTCGAAGACGGAACGCTCTACATTCCGGTGACCGACCGCGACGCCGTGACCGACGAGTTCGACCTCGTCTCGAGACGTGTCGACGAACGCGAAACGCAGACCCGGCCCGCCGACATTCTCGAGTTCGATCCCTCTTACGAGCGCCTCGGGACGGCCGCGTTGCTCGACGAAGACGACCCCGAACGCGCCCAGGAAATCGCGACAGCGATCCTCGAGTCCGATTTGCCGGTCGAGACGGTCCTCAATAAGGCCTCGAAGGTGAAAGGTGAGACACGCGTTCGCGACTGGGAGCTACTGGCCGGCGAGAACACCGAGGTCGTCCACCGCGAGTACGGCTGTGAGTTCGCGCTCGATTTAGCCGCAGTCTACTTTTCGCCGCGACTGGCGACCGAACGCCATCGCATCACACAACAGGTTGAGACGGGCGAGCGAGCGTTCGATATGTTCGCTGGCGTCGGCCCCTTCGTGATCCCGTTCGCCAAACGCGGCGCCGAGTGCGTCGGGGTGGATATCAATCCGGATGCCATCGCGTACCTTCGTGAAAACGCGCGTCGGAACGACGTTGTCGACGACGTGACGGCAATCTGTGCGAACGTCCGAACACTCGCCGACCCGGACAGAGAACAGCCGTCCACGACGAAAGGTGGTGCACCCAACTACGACAACTGGGCCGACCGCATCGTAATGAACCTCCCCCACAGCGCCGACGAATTCCTCGAGACCGCGGTCGCACTCGCCGGCGATGAGTGCGTGCTCCACTACTACGACATCCAGCACGAAGACGACCCGTTTGGCCCCGGCGAGCGCACGATTCGTGCTGTCGCCGAACCCGAGTATGACGTGACTGTCGAGACACGCCACACCGTCCGCTCGTATGCTCCGCATGAACTGAACGTCTGTCTAGACGTTCGCCTCGAGCGCTAA
- a CDS encoding magnesium transporter has protein sequence MTRQREIQEAVAMASEPSSPFTDLPVNEWRDVFFGLTEDVKGHLIADMSQGELETFIDPLDPDEVTDVLGYTNKETREAMLATLNGERRKKIEFLLSFDPESAAGVMSLDYVTVDEARNFPEVVERVRRFEERTGQVPTIFVTDDGELRGELPGTALSVADEETETISDYVQETPHIRYDREDEEVLEVFKQNRERSVAVLDEEEDILGVIHSEDLLRLLEEARGETLYEFTGVAEEESVLDGPGTKVRRRYKWLILNLGTAFMAAAVVGLFESTIAAVAILAAYMPVVAGMGGNAGTQAMAVTVRGISLGEVSLNTGKRVIFNEVVAGAVNGMITGVLVAVIAIAFSFGEFGLLLGAVIGISMVANLVIAGFFGAITPLLLDRIGYDPATSATIFITTATDVLGFFVFLGLAQAVLL, from the coding sequence ATGACTCGGCAAAGGGAAATACAAGAGGCAGTTGCGATGGCTTCGGAGCCATCGTCTCCGTTCACAGACCTGCCAGTGAACGAGTGGCGGGACGTGTTCTTCGGACTCACCGAAGACGTGAAAGGACACCTCATCGCGGACATGAGTCAAGGTGAATTGGAGACGTTTATCGACCCGCTCGATCCAGACGAGGTGACGGACGTTCTCGGATACACTAACAAGGAGACACGTGAGGCAATGCTCGCAACGCTCAATGGCGAGCGCCGCAAGAAAATCGAATTTCTGCTCTCGTTTGATCCTGAAAGTGCAGCCGGAGTGATGAGTCTCGATTATGTTACCGTCGATGAAGCACGGAACTTCCCCGAAGTAGTCGAACGTGTTCGTCGGTTCGAGGAGAGAACAGGACAGGTTCCGACGATTTTCGTCACTGACGATGGCGAGTTACGTGGCGAACTCCCCGGCACAGCGCTATCCGTGGCTGATGAGGAAACCGAAACGATCAGTGACTACGTCCAAGAGACGCCACACATCCGATATGATCGCGAAGACGAAGAGGTTCTTGAGGTGTTCAAGCAAAATCGTGAGCGTTCCGTTGCCGTACTTGATGAAGAGGAAGACATCCTTGGAGTGATTCACTCCGAAGACTTGCTGCGGCTGCTCGAAGAGGCACGTGGGGAGACACTCTATGAGTTCACCGGCGTCGCTGAGGAGGAGAGCGTTCTCGACGGTCCGGGAACGAAGGTACGGAGGCGATATAAGTGGTTGATCCTGAACCTCGGAACGGCGTTTATGGCTGCAGCGGTCGTTGGGTTGTTCGAGTCAACTATCGCTGCCGTCGCTATCTTGGCAGCATACATGCCGGTTGTCGCCGGGATGGGTGGAAATGCTGGGACACAAGCGATGGCAGTCACGGTTCGTGGGATTTCACTCGGTGAGGTGTCACTCAACACTGGCAAACGTGTCATCTTCAACGAAGTGGTTGCCGGTGCGGTCAATGGGATGATTACCGGCGTGCTTGTCGCCGTGATCGCTATCGCCTTTTCGTTCGGTGAGTTTGGCCTCTTACTCGGGGCCGTTATTGGTATCTCGATGGTCGCAAATCTCGTCATCGCAGGCTTTTTTGGTGCCATCACGCCGCTGTTGCTCGACCGAATAGGATACGATCCGGCAACCTCTGCGACGATCTTCATCACCACGGCAACCGATGTGCTGGGCTTTTTTGTCTTCCTCGGATTGGCCCAAGCAGTCCTGTTATAA